The following coding sequences lie in one Sorghum bicolor cultivar BTx623 chromosome 6, Sorghum_bicolor_NCBIv3, whole genome shotgun sequence genomic window:
- the LOC8074734 gene encoding ABC transporter I family member 1: protein MPPLRPPPPRLLLNSVSCMRNAQTVLRDINLSVHDGTALVLTGANGSGKTTLLRMLAGFSRPSAGEILWNGHDVTSPGVFQQYKLQLNWMSLKDAVKEKLTVLENVQWFELLEGKDGSRSGPAIELMGLGRLMNEKARMLSMGQRKRLQLARLLAIDRPIWLLDEPSVALDAEGTRLLEYIIAEHRKKGGIVFVATHLPIQIEDSMSLRLPQRFPRRKTLVDLVH, encoded by the coding sequence ATGCCGCCGCTTCggcccccgccgccgcggctCCTGCTCAACAGCGTCTCGTGCATGCGGAACGCGCAGACGGTGCTCCGCGACATCAACCTCAGCGTCCACGACGGCACGGCCCTCGTCCTGACCGGCGCCAACGGCTCCGGCAAGACCACCCTCCTCCGCATGCTGGCGGGATTCTCGCGCCCCTCGGCGGGGGAGATCCTCTGGAACGGCCACGACGTCACCTCGCCGGGCGTCTTCCAGCAGTACAAGCTGCAGCTCAACTGGATGTCGCTCAAGGACGCCGTCAAGGAGAAGCTCACGGTGCTCGAGAACGTCCAGTGGTTCGAGCTCCTCGAGGGGAAGGACGGCAGCAGGTCGGGCCCGGCCATCGAGCTCATGGGTCTCGGCAGGCTCATGAACGAGAAGGCCAGGATGCTATCCATGGGGCAGAGGAAGCGGCTGCAGCTCGCCAGGCTGCTCGCCATCGACCGACCCATCTGGCTGCTGGACGAGCCCTCTGTCGCGCTGGATGCAGAGGGTACCAGGCTGCTTGAATACATCATCGCGGAGCACCGGAAGAAGGGTGGTATCGTGTTCGTGGCCACACATCTGCCGATTCAGATTGAGGACTCTATGTCGCTTCGGCTTCCACAGAGGTTTCCCCGGAGGAAGACGCTGGTTGATCTTGTCCATTGA